The proteins below are encoded in one region of Calditrichota bacterium:
- a CDS encoding PorV/PorQ family protein: MRRVNVLWVVLALAVCGTAEGQFVENVSKVGTTSACFLEIEVGARALAMGGAFVATANDASALYWNPAGLARLSRNEVHLGHTEWLADMNYDFAGVALPLGAFGTLGASFCALGMDEMEVRTVFYPEGTGERFGASDAALGVSYARALTDRFSIGFTGKYIQQKIWHMSASSFAIDVGTLFITQLKGMRIGASISNFGGKMRLEGKDTQVNHDIDPSKYGNNDKIIAHLATDKWSLPLIFRAGVAMELLNSAHNRLTVAIDAIHPNNNTEYLNVGTEYAFNENVFLRAGYKSLFLRDGEEGLSLGGGLAYELLGRVRLKLDYAYLDFGILDNVQRFSIGLEF, translated from the coding sequence ATGCGACGAGTAAACGTTCTTTGGGTAGTGCTCGCGCTGGCAGTGTGCGGCACTGCTGAGGGCCAGTTCGTAGAAAACGTCTCCAAAGTCGGCACGACGAGTGCCTGCTTCTTGGAAATAGAGGTGGGAGCACGGGCGTTGGCCATGGGCGGAGCATTTGTGGCCACGGCCAACGACGCCAGCGCGCTCTACTGGAATCCCGCGGGCCTGGCGCGCCTGTCGCGCAACGAGGTGCACCTGGGGCACACGGAATGGCTGGCGGACATGAACTATGACTTTGCTGGCGTTGCCTTGCCCTTGGGCGCATTCGGCACGTTGGGCGCAAGCTTCTGCGCCCTCGGCATGGACGAGATGGAAGTACGCACCGTGTTCTACCCGGAGGGCACTGGCGAGCGGTTCGGGGCAAGCGACGCGGCGTTGGGCGTCTCCTACGCGCGCGCCCTTACCGACCGCTTCTCCATCGGCTTTACCGGCAAATACATCCAGCAGAAGATATGGCACATGAGCGCCTCCAGCTTTGCCATCGATGTGGGCACGCTGTTCATCACGCAGCTAAAGGGGATGCGCATCGGTGCGAGCATCTCCAACTTTGGTGGCAAGATGCGCTTGGAAGGGAAGGACACGCAGGTGAACCACGACATCGACCCGTCCAAGTATGGCAACAACGACAAGATCATCGCGCATCTGGCCACCGACAAGTGGTCGTTGCCGCTCATCTTCCGGGCTGGGGTGGCCATGGAGCTTCTCAACTCCGCCCACAACCGTTTGACCGTGGCGATTGATGCCATTCATCCCAACAACAACACCGAGTACCTGAATGTGGGCACTGAGTATGCGTTCAACGAGAACGTGTTCTTGCGGGCCGGCTACAAGTCCCTTTTCCTGCGGGATGGCGAGGAGGGGCTGTCGCTCGGCGGCGGCCTTGCCTACGAGCTGCTGGGCCGCGTGCGCTTAAAGTTGGACTATGCCTACCTGGACTTTGGCATTCTGGACAATGTGCAACGATTCAGCATAGGCCTGGAGTTTTAG